The Pecten maximus unplaced genomic scaffold, xPecMax1.1, whole genome shotgun sequence nucleotide sequence ATCTTATTTGCTTCGAATATGAATTTACCAAGGTTACATAATTCTTTGGTATTATTGGCACTTAATAACTGtattaatttaaacattgatgGCTTTTGCCAGTAGCACGTTTTAATTAAACGAATTCTTAAGTTGTTGTACATATtacacattaataaaaaatgaaattcatcttcaacTTCAGTATTTGAATTATAGATTAAACAAAATCTCCTATTTCtttcaatatttgaatatactggcacgtcctaaaatgacactggctgttaataggaagttaaacaaaaacaaacaaacaaacaatcattGCCCGATTGGACGTCATAGCTATCCTGCCGGAtagcagtgtaggcagggtgtgaatattcgttacagcagtgtaggcagggtatcAATATTCGTTACAGCGGTGTAGGtagggtgtgaatattcgttacagcagtgtaggcagggtatcAATATTCGTTACAGCAGTGTAGGtagggtgtgaatattcgttacaGCAGTGTAGGtagggtgtgaatattcgttagagcagtgtaggtagggtgtgaatattcgttagagcagtgtaggcagggtatgaatattcgttaggGCAGTATAGGCAGGGCATGAATATTCgttagagcagtgtaggcagggtgtgaatattcgttagagcagtgtaggcagggtacGAATATTAATTAGAGCAGTATAGGTAGGGAATGAATATTCgttagagcagtgtaggcagggtgtgaatattcattagagcagtgtaggcagggtgtgaatattcgttagagcagtgtaggcagggtacGAATATTAAttagagcagtgtaggcagggtgtgaatattcgttacagcagtataggcagggtatgaatattcgttacagcagtgtaggcagggtgtgaatattcattagagcagtgtaggcagggtgtgaatattcgtaAGAGCATTGTAGGCAGGGTACGAATATTAAttagagcagtgtaggcagggtgtgaatattcgttacagcagtataggcagggtatgaatattcgttacagcagtataggcagggtatgaatattcgttacagcagtataggcagggtatgaatattcgttacagcagtataggcagggtatgaatattcgttacagcagtgtaggcagggtgtgaatattcgttaaagcagtgtaggcagggtgtgaatattcgttagagcagtataggcagggtatgaatatttgttagagcagtgtaggcagggtgtgaatattcgttagagcggtgtaggcagggtatgaatattcgttagagcagtgtaggcagggtatgaatattcgttacagcagtgtaggcagggtatgaatattcgttacagcagtgtaggcagggtatgaatattcgttagagcagtataggcagggtgtgaatattcgttagagcagtgtaggcagggtgtgtatattcgttagagcagtgtaggcagggtatgaatattcgttagagcagtgtaggcagggtgtgaatattcgttagagcagtataggcagggtatgaatattcgttagagcagtgtaggcagggtgtgaatattcgttagagcagtgtagacagggtgtgaatattcgttagagcagtatagacagggtatgaatattcgttagagcagtataggcagggtatgaatattcgttacagcagtgtaggcagggtgtgaatattcgttacagcagtgtaggcagggtgtgaatattcgttacagcagtgtaggcagggtgtgaatattcgttagagcagtgtaggcagggtgtgtatattcgttagagcagtataggcagggtgtgaatattcgttagagcagtgtaggcagggtgtgaatattcgttagagcagtataggcagggtgtgaatatccgttagagcagtgtaggcagggtgtgaatattcgttacagcggtgtaggcagggtgtgtatattcgttagagcagtgtaggcagggtatgaatattcgttagagcagtataggcagggtgtgaatatccgttagagcagtgtaggcagggtatgaatattcattagtggtcggtggcggcgtagtggtcggtggtgaCGTAGTGGTCAGTGGCGGCGTAGTGGTTGGTGGCGGTGAAGTGGTCGGTGGCGGCGTAGTTGTTGGAGGTGACGTAATGATTGGTGGCGGTGTAGTGATCGGTGACTGCGTAGTGGCTGTTGGcgacgtagtggtcggtggtgCCATAGTGGTCGATGGCTACGTAGTGGCTGGTGGCGACGTAGTGACTGGTGGCTGCGTAGTGGCTGTTGGCTGCAAGGTGGCCGCTGGcgacgtagtggtcggtggtgacgtagtggtcggtggtgaCGTAGTGGTCGGAAGcgacgtagtggtcggtggtgacgtagtggtcggtggttACGTGGTGGCTGGTGGCGACGTAGTGACTGGTGGCTGCGTAGTGGCTGTTGGCTGCAAGATGGCCACTGGcgacgtagtggtcggtggtgacgtagtggtcggtggtgacgtagtggtcggtggtgaCGTAGTGATCGGTGGCGAGTTAGTAGTCGATGTAGTGGTTGGTAGCCgcgtagtggtcggtggtgacgtagtggtcggtggctGCGTAGTTACTGGTGGCGAGTTAGTGGTCGTTGGCGGTGTAGTGGTTGGTGGCCGAgtagtggtcggtggcggcGTAGTGGTCAGTGGCGGTGTAGTGGTCGGTGGCGACGTAGTGGTCGGAAGcgacgtagtggtcggtggcgacgtagtggtcggtggcgaTGTAGTGGTCGGAAGCGACGTAATGGTCGGTGGCGACGTAGTGGGTGGTGGTAACGTAGTTGTCGGTGGCTGCGTAGTGGCTGGTGGTGACATAGTGGTCGGTGGtgacgtagtggtcggtggagacgtagtggtcggtggcggcgtagtggtcggtggtgaCGTAGTGGTCAGTGGCGGCGTAGTGGTTGGTGGCggcgtagtggtcggtggcggcGTAGTTGTTGGTGGTGACGTAGTGATTGGTGGCGGTGTAGTGGTCGGTGGCTGCGTAGTGGCTGTTGGCGACGTAGTGTCTGGTGGTtgcgtagtggtcggtggcgaTGTAGTGGTCGGAAGCGACGTAATGGTCGGTGGCGACGTAGTGGCTGTTGGcgacgtagtggtcggtggtgCCGTAGTGGTCGATGGCTACGTAGTGGCTGGTGGCGACGTAGTGGCTGGTGGCTGCGTAGTGACTGGTGGCTGCGTAGTGGCTGTTGGCTACAAGGTGGCCGCTGGcgacgtagtggtcggtggtgacgtagtggtcggtggtgaCGTAGTGGTCGGAAGcgacgtagtggtcggtggtgacgtagtggtcggtggttACGTGGTGGCTGGTGGCGACGTAGTGACTGGTGGCTGCGTAGTGGCTGTTGGCTGCAAGATGGCCACTGGcgacgtagtggtcggtggtgacgtagtggtcggtggtgacgtagtggtcggtggtgaCGTAGTGATCGGTGGCGAGTTAGTAGTCGATGTAGTGGTTGGTAGCCgcgtagtggtcggtggtgacgtagtggtcggtggctGCGTAGTTACTGGTGGCGAGTTAGTGGTCGTTGGCGGTGTAGTGGTTGGTGGCCGAgtagtggtcggtggcggcGTAGTGGTCAGTGGCGGTGTAGTGGTCGGTGGCGACGTAGTGGTCGGAAGcgacgtagtggtcggtggcgacgtagtggtcggtgg carries:
- the LOC117319536 gene encoding extensin-like, with product MSPPATTQPPTTTLPPPTTSPPTITSLPTTTSPPTTTSPPTTTSLPTTTSPPTTTPPLTTTPPPTTTRPPTTTPPTTTNSPPWPSCSQQPLRSHQSLRRHQPPRNHRPLRHHRPLRRFRPLRHHRPLRHHRPLRRQRPPCSQQPLRSHQSLRRHQPLRSHRPLWHHRPLRRQQPLRSHRSLHRHQSLRHLQQLRRHRPLHRHQPLRRH
- the LOC117319537 gene encoding extensin-like yields the protein MSPPATTQPPTTTLPPPTTSPPTITSLPTTTSPPTTTSPPTTTSLPTTTSPPTTTPPLTTTPPPTTTRPPTTTPPTTTNSPPWPSCSQQPLRSHQSLRRHQPPRNHRPLRHHRPLRRFRPLRHHRPLRHHRPLRRQRPPCSQQPLRSHQSLRSHQPLRRHQPLRSHRPLRHHRPLRRQQPLRRHRPLRRFRPLHRHRPLRNHQTLRRQQPLRSHRPLHRHQSLRHHQQLRRHRPLRRHQPLRRH